The genome window AGCACTATGAAGGTCATGAGCACCTGGATGGCGACGCGCCATTTCCCCCGATACCGAGCCCTGTCCATCCGGTGCCACCATTTGGCCTCTCCGAACTTCCGTTCAATCATCTTCCTCT of Bacillota bacterium contains these proteins:
- a CDS encoding transposase, with protein sequence RKMIERKFGEAKWWHRMDRARYRGKWRVAIQVLMTFIVLNAKRIARLLAERSLQNGHRPAPTGA